A window of Formosa sp. Hel1_31_208 contains these coding sequences:
- a CDS encoding carboxy terminal-processing peptidase, with protein sequence MKRNYKLLLLALLLAFASCSFTTKKFEDPNKDKLLIQLITYVLEQGHFNPQELNDDFSRNVFEGYIDQLDPFKRYFYKSDIEEFEAYKDQLDDQIKTYDLTFFNLTHERLLKRIEESKSMYKNVLAESFDFSVSEEISTDYEKLTYVTSKKEMKERWRQQLKFSTIANYDDLISEQESASKNNVLSKGMSDAELEKLNTASKKETKSLLQLEVEAREATEKSLDELYDFIDDRQRKDWFAVYINAIVAEFDPHTDYFAPEDKDRFDVTMSGNFEGIGARLQKKMDAIIVNEIISGGPAWRQNELEVGDQIVKVRQENEEEPTNVVGMRLDDAIKFIKGPKGTNVTLTLKKVDGTIEDITITRDIVELEETYAKSSTVIKDDKKFGVINLPKFYVDFQDYSKRNAASDIKLELERLKAEGVEGIVLDLRNNGGGSLQTVVDMGGLFIKDGPIVQVKTAGEPKEVLLDRDKDIVWDGPLVILVNELSASASEILAAAMQDYKRAIVIGSKQTYGKGTVQNVLDLNRMVRQNSNGDMGALKFTTQKFYRINGGSTQLEGVKSDVVVPDRYSYIDIGEKDQENPLAWDKIDPVDYELWGSYYDYDTTISKSKERMANNEQLKLIDANAQWVKKIRDREVYSLNYEAYKNALKSNEEESKRFEQLSDYKTNLTFQSLPYELKLMQQDTVLGEKRQRWHTSLSKDVYIEEALNVLNDLKMTYEIKKVATSVKN encoded by the coding sequence ATGAAGAGGAATTATAAACTGCTGCTTTTAGCTTTGCTTTTAGCATTTGCCTCCTGCAGTTTTACAACGAAAAAGTTCGAAGATCCAAATAAAGATAAGCTACTAATTCAGCTCATAACCTATGTGCTCGAGCAAGGTCATTTTAATCCACAAGAATTAAATGATGACTTCTCGAGGAATGTATTTGAAGGCTATATAGATCAACTGGACCCTTTCAAACGCTATTTTTATAAATCGGATATTGAAGAGTTTGAAGCTTATAAAGATCAGTTAGATGATCAAATCAAAACTTATGATTTGACGTTTTTTAATCTAACACATGAGCGTTTGTTGAAGCGCATTGAAGAGTCTAAAAGCATGTATAAAAACGTGTTGGCAGAGTCCTTTGATTTTTCAGTATCTGAAGAAATATCAACCGATTATGAGAAGTTGACCTATGTAACCTCTAAAAAGGAAATGAAAGAACGCTGGAGACAGCAGCTGAAGTTTTCAACCATAGCAAATTATGATGATTTAATAAGTGAGCAAGAAAGTGCTAGCAAAAATAATGTTTTGTCAAAAGGAATGAGTGATGCTGAATTAGAGAAACTAAATACTGCCAGTAAGAAAGAAACTAAATCATTACTTCAGTTAGAAGTCGAAGCACGAGAAGCTACGGAAAAATCACTTGATGAACTTTATGATTTTATTGATGATAGACAACGTAAAGATTGGTTTGCAGTTTATATTAATGCTATTGTTGCCGAGTTTGATCCGCATACAGATTATTTTGCACCAGAAGATAAAGATCGTTTTGATGTAACAATGTCAGGTAATTTTGAAGGGATTGGTGCGAGGCTTCAGAAAAAGATGGATGCCATCATCGTGAACGAAATTATAAGTGGTGGACCAGCTTGGAGACAGAATGAATTGGAAGTTGGAGATCAGATTGTAAAAGTGCGTCAAGAAAATGAAGAAGAACCGACTAATGTTGTAGGTATGCGACTTGACGATGCAATAAAGTTTATCAAGGGACCTAAAGGGACTAATGTCACTTTAACTTTGAAAAAAGTAGATGGTACAATAGAAGATATTACGATTACTAGAGATATTGTGGAACTCGAAGAAACCTATGCTAAATCATCGACAGTAATAAAAGATGATAAAAAGTTTGGAGTGATTAACTTACCTAAATTTTATGTCGATTTTCAAGATTACAGTAAACGAAATGCAGCCTCTGATATTAAGCTAGAATTAGAACGCTTAAAAGCAGAGGGTGTTGAAGGTATCGTTTTAGATCTGAGAAATAATGGTGGTGGTTCGCTTCAAACCGTTGTAGATATGGGTGGATTGTTTATAAAAGATGGCCCTATCGTTCAAGTAAAAACTGCTGGAGAACCAAAAGAAGTGTTATTAGATAGAGATAAGGACATCGTTTGGGATGGTCCATTAGTGATACTTGTGAATGAATTATCGGCATCGGCCTCTGAAATTTTAGCTGCGGCAATGCAAGACTATAAAAGAGCCATTGTAATAGGGAGTAAGCAAACGTATGGAAAAGGAACAGTTCAAAATGTATTGGATTTAAACCGAATGGTGAGACAAAATAGTAATGGAGATATGGGAGCTTTAAAGTTTACCACTCAAAAGTTCTACAGAATTAATGGAGGTTCTACACAACTTGAAGGCGTTAAGAGTGATGTTGTTGTGCCAGACCGCTATAGTTATATTGATATTGGAGAGAAAGATCAGGAAAATCCATTAGCATGGGATAAAATTGATCCAGTTGATTATGAACTCTGGGGAAGTTATTATGATTATGATACTACCATTTCAAAAAGTAAAGAACGCATGGCAAATAATGAACAACTTAAATTGATTGATGCTAATGCCCAATGGGTAAAGAAAATAAGAGATAGAGAAGTATATTCTTTAAACTATGAAGCCTATAAAAATGCTCTAAAAAGTAATGAAGAAGAATCTAAACGATTTGAGCAGCTTTCAGACTATAAAACCAACTTAACATTTCAATCACTTCCTTATGAGCTTAAGCTAATGCAACAAGATACAGTGCTTGGTGAGAAACGTCAACGCTGGCATACAAGTTTAAGTAAAGATGTTTATATTGAGGAAGCACTTAACGTGCTAAATGATCTTAAAATGACCTATGAAATAAAAAAAGTAGCCACGTCAGTAAAAAATTAA
- a CDS encoding C40 family peptidase, whose amino-acid sequence MKKILLLLIISVCICNCKSSKRAVTKKSNTTKRSISKTTNSATVSAKEVSNIISYAKTFEGTRYKYGGTTKKGMDCSGLVVTAFKKEDVLLPRTTTDLSKRGDWVDVKDVQEGDLLFFATKKNSRKINHVGIVTLRRPGFIEFIHSTTSRGVITSRLSERYWYTAYVQARRII is encoded by the coding sequence ATGAAAAAAATCTTACTCCTACTCATTATAAGTGTCTGTATTTGTAACTGCAAATCTTCAAAACGTGCTGTCACAAAAAAGAGTAACACCACTAAAAGGAGTATTTCCAAAACAACTAATTCCGCAACTGTATCCGCTAAAGAAGTCAGTAATATTATTAGCTATGCTAAAACTTTTGAAGGAACGCGATATAAATATGGAGGCACTACTAAGAAGGGAATGGATTGTTCTGGGCTTGTAGTGACTGCATTTAAAAAAGAAGATGTTTTATTACCAAGAACCACTACCGATTTATCTAAACGTGGGGATTGGGTTGATGTTAAAGATGTACAAGAAGGCGATCTCTTATTTTTTGCGACAAAAAAAAATAGCCGGAAAATTAATCATGTAGGCATTGTGACTCTGCGCCGACCAGGCTTTATAGAATTCATACATTCTACAACCAGTCGTGGCGTTATTACTTCGAGACTTTCTGAACGCTATTGGTACACAGCTTATGTACAAGCACGACGTATAATATAG
- a CDS encoding thioredoxin fold domain-containing protein, whose translation MKKLILLAVALMLSSSAIAQLQEINWMTLEEALAAQKKKPKKIMMDVYTNWCGPCKLLDKNTFHNKDVVDYVNENYYAVKFNAEGNTVINYKGNKFSNPNYKEELKNRRNSSHELSSYLKIRAYPTIVYMDEKGDVIQPIRGYMKPKQIEVYLKLFHTNAYKKITTQEEFNSYYNSFKYEFQE comes from the coding sequence ATGAAGAAACTAATATTATTAGCAGTAGCATTGATGTTATCAAGTTCTGCTATCGCTCAATTACAGGAAATTAATTGGATGACTCTTGAAGAGGCATTGGCAGCTCAAAAGAAAAAGCCAAAGAAGATTATGATGGATGTTTACACCAACTGGTGTGGTCCTTGTAAACTGTTAGATAAAAACACCTTTCATAATAAAGACGTTGTAGACTATGTGAATGAGAATTATTATGCGGTTAAGTTTAATGCTGAAGGGAATACTGTAATAAACTACAAAGGAAACAAGTTTTCAAATCCTAATTATAAAGAGGAATTAAAGAATCGAAGAAATAGCTCACATGAATTATCGAGTTATTTGAAAATTCGTGCGTATCCAACCATTGTCTATATGGATGAAAAAGGAGATGTCATTCAACCTATTAGGGGTTACATGAAACCAAAACAAATAGAGGTGTACCTAAAGTTGTTTCATACCAATGCTTATAAAAAGATAACCACACAGGAGGAGTTTAATTCTTATTATAATTCATTTAAATATGAATTTCAAGAATAA
- a CDS encoding ComEC/Rec2 family competence protein, with amino-acid sequence MKPLNFIVIKLAVCLAIGILLAHNQNISLEKAAFTTMVTLALFCLTFTRAKYRLNKTIWFGGCVYFTMISIGALTYTFHDQKNFSNHYTLFNAVSSAEPIALTFKIKERLKPSIYHDKYVIELLQLKKQKTTGLLLLNIERDSLLAPLKIDDVFITYSNLEAIKTPLNPNQFDYKAYLERLYIYQQLFLNHNSILKLNSKKRTVFGYAEVLRQTINQKLNHYNFHSKELMIINALLLGQRQDMDRDTYKTYADAGAIHILAVSGLHVGIILLLLNYLLKPIAHFKRGKVIKVTLILVLLWSFAIIAGLSASVTRAVTMFSILAIAMHLKRPTNIYNTLAISVFIVLLFKPMFLFDVGFQLSYVAVIAIVSIQPLLFKLWHPKWKITTYFWQVLTVTFAAQLGVVPLSLYYFHQFPGLFFVSNLAIIPFLGFILGFGILVIVLALLDSLPEVLAHGYSSIIRLMNSIVSWVSQKEQFIFQDISFNSAQVITFYLSLITIVSWYQKRTFRRMVVMLISIILLQVVYIYSAYKHANNTFTVFHKSRHSVIGIKTNSQLQINHNMANLNIQNSGLIEDYSVGNFINSIKSDSLKSVYQFQNKILLIIDSLGVYNVKMFQPEYVLLRNSPRIHLNRMIDSIQPQLIIADGSNYKSYIKRWAVTCSKRKIPFHYTGEKGAFIIN; translated from the coding sequence GTGAAACCTCTCAATTTTATAGTCATTAAATTAGCCGTTTGTCTTGCCATCGGTATACTACTGGCTCATAATCAAAACATAAGCCTTGAAAAAGCTGCCTTTACCACTATGGTTACATTGGCACTCTTTTGTTTAACTTTCACTAGGGCAAAATATCGGCTTAATAAAACGATCTGGTTTGGAGGCTGTGTTTATTTTACGATGATTTCTATAGGTGCATTAACCTACACTTTTCATGATCAAAAGAACTTCTCGAATCATTATACACTATTTAACGCTGTCTCTAGTGCTGAACCTATAGCATTAACCTTCAAAATAAAAGAACGTCTTAAACCAAGTATCTATCACGACAAATATGTGATTGAATTACTCCAACTAAAAAAGCAAAAAACAACAGGTCTTCTCCTTTTAAATATTGAAAGAGACAGTCTTTTAGCGCCCTTAAAAATTGATGATGTATTTATAACCTACTCCAATTTGGAAGCTATCAAAACACCATTAAATCCTAATCAATTTGATTATAAAGCTTATCTCGAGCGACTTTATATTTACCAACAGTTATTTTTAAATCATAACTCAATATTAAAACTAAACTCAAAAAAACGAACGGTCTTTGGTTATGCCGAAGTATTGCGTCAAACGATTAACCAGAAATTAAACCACTATAATTTTCATTCTAAAGAATTAATGATCATTAACGCATTGCTGCTTGGTCAGCGTCAAGACATGGACAGAGACACTTATAAGACATATGCAGATGCAGGTGCCATTCATATTTTGGCGGTTTCGGGTTTGCATGTTGGTATCATTCTACTGTTACTTAATTATCTGCTCAAACCTATAGCGCATTTTAAAAGAGGCAAAGTCATTAAGGTTACACTTATACTCGTTTTGCTTTGGAGTTTCGCGATCATTGCGGGACTAAGCGCATCAGTAACAAGAGCTGTAACCATGTTTAGTATCCTTGCCATTGCCATGCATTTGAAACGCCCTACCAACATTTATAATACCTTAGCAATTTCGGTTTTTATTGTATTACTTTTTAAACCTATGTTTTTATTTGATGTTGGATTTCAATTGAGCTATGTTGCAGTCATAGCTATAGTTTCAATACAACCACTCTTATTCAAATTATGGCATCCAAAATGGAAAATTACAACTTATTTCTGGCAGGTTTTAACCGTAACTTTTGCAGCTCAACTAGGTGTCGTACCCTTAAGTTTATATTATTTCCATCAGTTTCCAGGTTTATTCTTTGTGAGCAATTTAGCCATCATTCCTTTTTTAGGTTTTATATTAGGATTTGGCATACTTGTTATCGTACTCGCCTTACTGGATAGTCTTCCCGAAGTATTAGCTCATGGCTACAGTAGCATTATACGTCTCATGAATTCTATTGTATCATGGGTATCGCAAAAGGAGCAGTTCATTTTTCAAGACATATCCTTTAATTCAGCTCAAGTTATTACATTCTACTTAAGTCTTATCACGATAGTGTCCTGGTATCAGAAACGAACTTTTAGACGAATGGTAGTCATGCTCATTTCTATTATACTATTACAAGTTGTATACATATATTCGGCGTACAAACATGCCAACAATACGTTTACCGTCTTCCACAAAAGCAGACACAGCGTTATTGGCATTAAGACAAATTCGCAATTACAAATTAATCATAACATGGCTAACTTAAATATACAAAACAGTGGATTAATTGAGGATTATAGCGTCGGAAATTTTATAAATTCCATTAAAAGCGATTCATTGAAATCAGTTTATCAATTTCAGAATAAAATCTTGCTAATCATTGATAGCTTAGGTGTTTATAATGTAAAAATGTTTCAACCCGAATATGTCTTGCTTAGAAACTCGCCTCGAATTCATTTAAATCGCATGATAGACTCCATACAACCACAATTGATTATTGCGGATGGCAGTAATTATAAGTCCTATATTAAAAGATGGGCAGTGACTTGTTCGAAAAGAAAAATCCCTTTTCACTATACAGGTGAAAAGGGAGCTTTTATAATTAATTAA
- a CDS encoding peptide MFS transporter, with protein MNTDIENLFKDKVIGHPAGLFVLFFTEMWERFSFYGMRILLVLFLTAPFASENPGWDWPREHALALIGTYASLLYLTPIIGGWIADKITGYRVAVVIGCLIMTLGHASMALETTMTFYVGLALLVIGTGFFKPNITSIISEMYKGKESKKDGAYTIFYMGVNAGAFFGMMLCGYLAENYGWSWGFGLAGIFMFLGMLQFWLAKELFGKIGAKPSKIHEVELPQNINEESPAEQEEAEIDEKLNPFTLFDKVLIVLSSLGGLLYLFNDPLEKIEGTSLAPFELFGLKGSDVVVLGALVLFLILLVTRIARYIPIVRDRIIAVSIFGLFTVFFFAFFEQSLGSMTLFARDYTDRILVGDSATIFKVVDALLTTVPLIIITWVLILLAKKTFSRIGLSNIILGIAFAGLWFLVIFRLMDKFSQEGNEVDATWFGILNSFFIITLAPFFSRWWESKYNPSAAMKYGLGLILLGLGFAILSYGASDIPSGAKTASVSMIFLILAYLLHTMGELCLSPVGLSYLSKLVPARMIGFMFGVWYLAIAVGQKAAGTMGGMIDKISEQYSLGTFFLIFTLIPIGVGVLSIVLNPLLKRLMHGVR; from the coding sequence ATGAATACAGATATTGAAAATCTATTTAAAGACAAAGTCATTGGTCATCCGGCTGGACTATTCGTGCTATTTTTTACTGAAATGTGGGAGCGTTTTTCCTTTTACGGAATGCGTATTCTTTTAGTATTATTTTTAACGGCACCTTTTGCCAGTGAAAACCCAGGTTGGGATTGGCCTAGAGAGCATGCTCTAGCACTCATAGGGACTTACGCTTCATTATTGTATTTAACACCAATAATTGGAGGTTGGATAGCCGATAAGATTACGGGCTATCGCGTTGCCGTGGTTATAGGTTGTTTAATAATGACGCTAGGGCACGCATCCATGGCTTTAGAAACGACCATGACATTTTATGTAGGACTAGCACTTTTAGTGATAGGAACAGGTTTCTTTAAACCAAATATTACCTCTATCATTTCAGAAATGTACAAGGGTAAAGAATCTAAAAAGGATGGCGCTTATACCATATTCTATATGGGTGTAAATGCAGGAGCCTTTTTTGGGATGATGCTTTGCGGTTATTTGGCTGAAAATTATGGATGGTCTTGGGGATTTGGATTAGCTGGAATTTTTATGTTCTTAGGAATGCTTCAATTCTGGTTAGCGAAAGAGTTGTTTGGAAAAATTGGGGCTAAACCATCGAAAATACATGAAGTTGAACTGCCACAAAATATTAATGAAGAAAGCCCTGCGGAACAAGAAGAAGCTGAGATTGATGAGAAACTAAATCCGTTCACACTATTTGACAAAGTACTCATTGTGTTATCCTCGTTAGGTGGGTTGTTATATCTGTTTAATGATCCTTTAGAAAAGATAGAAGGCACGAGCTTAGCGCCTTTTGAGTTATTTGGATTAAAGGGATCGGATGTGGTTGTATTAGGTGCATTAGTCTTGTTCTTAATATTATTGGTAACCAGAATTGCTAGGTATATTCCTATTGTGAGAGATCGTATTATTGCGGTTTCTATTTTTGGTTTATTTACCGTGTTTTTCTTTGCGTTTTTTGAGCAATCATTAGGGTCTATGACTTTATTTGCTCGAGATTATACAGATAGAATTTTGGTGGGAGATTCTGCTACCATCTTTAAAGTTGTAGATGCATTATTAACCACTGTACCTTTAATAATTATTACTTGGGTTTTAATTCTATTGGCGAAGAAGACATTTTCTAGAATAGGATTGTCCAATATTATTTTAGGAATCGCATTTGCCGGATTATGGTTTTTGGTTATTTTCAGATTAATGGATAAGTTTTCTCAAGAAGGCAATGAAGTCGATGCAACTTGGTTCGGAATTTTAAATTCCTTCTTCATTATTACACTAGCACCTTTCTTCTCAAGATGGTGGGAAAGTAAGTATAATCCAAGTGCCGCTATGAAATATGGGTTAGGGTTAATATTACTCGGACTTGGTTTTGCCATATTATCTTACGGTGCTTCAGATATACCGTCAGGCGCTAAAACAGCTTCGGTGAGTATGATATTTCTAATTTTAGCTTACTTATTACATACGATGGGAGAATTATGTTTGTCTCCAGTAGGATTGTCTTATTTAAGTAAATTAGTTCCGGCTCGAATGATTGGTTTTATGTTTGGAGTTTGGTATTTGGCCATTGCTGTAGGTCAAAAAGCAGCAGGAACCATGGGTGGTATGATTGATAAAATCTCTGAGCAATACTCTTTAGGAACCTTCTTTTTAATCTTTACATTGATTCCAATAGGTGTAGGGGTTCTTTCCATAGTATTGAATCCATTACTTAAAAGATTAATGCATGGTGTTCGATAA
- the lpxB gene encoding lipid-A-disaccharide synthase, which produces MKYYIIAGEASGDLHGSNLMKALQVVDKHAEFRFWGGDLMQAVGGTLVKHYKERSFMGFAEVIMNLRKILGLITFCKTDIDTYKPDVIVFIDNSGFNLRIAKWAKAQHYRTHYYISPQVWASRANRIEKIKRDIDAMYVILPFEKDFYNTYNYDVNFVGHPLIDAIADRVQVDEQTFRNNNRLSHKPIIALLPGSRKQEITKMLGVMLSLVNDFPDYQFVIAGAPSQDFDFYKPFIQQDNVAFISNKTYDLLSVSTAALVTSGTATLEAALFKVPQVVCYKANAISYQIAKRIITLKFISLVNLIMDREVVTELIQGDLNTKRLKKELVKILDENERKTLFMDYYELEKKLGGKGASLKAAKLIVGSCE; this is translated from the coding sequence ATGAAGTATTACATCATCGCTGGCGAAGCCTCAGGAGATTTGCATGGTTCCAATTTAATGAAAGCATTACAAGTTGTAGATAAACATGCTGAATTTAGATTTTGGGGAGGCGATCTTATGCAAGCTGTTGGTGGCACTTTAGTGAAGCACTACAAAGAACGGTCGTTTATGGGTTTTGCTGAAGTGATAATGAACCTTAGAAAGATCTTAGGACTTATTACATTTTGTAAAACTGATATCGACACATACAAACCCGATGTCATTGTATTTATTGATAATTCGGGATTCAACCTGCGTATTGCCAAATGGGCAAAAGCACAGCACTATCGTACACATTATTACATTTCACCTCAGGTTTGGGCCTCTAGAGCAAATAGAATAGAAAAGATCAAACGTGATATTGATGCGATGTATGTCATACTACCATTTGAAAAAGACTTTTACAACACCTATAATTATGACGTAAATTTTGTTGGCCACCCACTTATAGATGCTATTGCCGACAGAGTTCAAGTTGACGAACAAACGTTCAGGAATAACAATAGATTAAGTCATAAACCTATTATCGCCTTATTGCCAGGTAGTCGAAAACAAGAAATCACTAAAATGCTAGGGGTCATGTTAAGCCTAGTTAATGATTTTCCAGATTATCAATTTGTGATAGCAGGAGCTCCGAGTCAGGATTTTGACTTCTACAAGCCCTTTATTCAACAAGACAACGTTGCTTTTATTTCAAATAAAACATACGATTTACTGAGCGTTTCGACGGCAGCTTTGGTAACATCTGGCACAGCAACCTTAGAAGCAGCATTATTTAAAGTCCCACAAGTGGTTTGCTATAAAGCCAATGCGATTTCTTACCAAATTGCCAAACGTATTATCACACTGAAGTTTATTTCACTAGTCAATCTTATCATGGATCGTGAGGTGGTTACAGAATTGATTCAAGGTGATTTAAATACTAAACGCCTTAAAAAAGAATTGGTGAAAATTCTAGATGAAAATGAACGTAAAACACTCTTTATGGACTATTACGAGCTAGAGAAAAAGTTAGGCGGAAAAGGTGCTAGTCTGAAAGCCGCTAAACTCATTGTTGGTAGTTGTGAATAA
- the surE gene encoding 5'/3'-nucleotidase SurE, which produces MSKKPLILVTNDDGITAPGVRTLIDVMKTLGDVVVVAPDSPQSGMGHAITINSTLHLDKISTENDTIEEYSCSGTPADCVKLGIRQILERRPDLCVSGINHGSNSSINVIYSGTMSAVIEAGIEGIPAIGFSLCDYNWNANFDHCKSYVKAIAKNVLEQGLDHGTVLNVNFPNLEKKDMKGIKICRQAKANWEEEFDKRQTPYGKDYYWLTGKFINLDKGEDTDEWALENGYVSVVPVQFDLTAHHSIQHLNTWNFDEK; this is translated from the coding sequence ATGTCTAAAAAGCCACTAATTTTAGTAACCAATGATGATGGAATTACCGCACCTGGAGTTAGGACCTTAATCGATGTTATGAAAACACTGGGTGATGTGGTCGTTGTGGCTCCAGATAGTCCTCAAAGTGGTATGGGTCATGCCATAACCATTAACTCAACACTGCACCTCGACAAAATAAGCACAGAAAATGATACCATCGAAGAATACAGTTGCTCTGGAACTCCAGCAGATTGCGTAAAATTAGGTATCAGACAAATTCTTGAAAGACGCCCAGATCTTTGCGTTTCCGGAATTAATCACGGTTCTAATTCATCTATCAATGTGATTTACTCAGGTACTATGAGCGCCGTAATTGAAGCAGGTATTGAAGGTATTCCTGCCATTGGATTTTCATTATGTGATTATAATTGGAATGCCAATTTTGACCACTGTAAATCCTACGTAAAAGCTATAGCTAAAAATGTATTAGAACAAGGTTTAGATCACGGTACCGTTTTAAATGTCAACTTTCCTAACTTAGAAAAAAAAGATATGAAAGGCATTAAAATTTGCAGGCAAGCTAAAGCCAACTGGGAGGAAGAGTTTGATAAGCGTCAAACCCCTTATGGTAAAGATTATTATTGGTTAACTGGTAAGTTTATCAACCTAGATAAGGGTGAAGATACCGATGAATGGGCTCTAGAAAATGGATATGTTTCGGTAGTTCCTGTTCAATTCGATCTCACAGCTCATCATAGTATACAACATTTAAATACTTGGAATTTCGATGAAAAATAA
- a CDS encoding peptide MFS transporter — protein MSTVIKQPHQKELFGHPVGLYVLFFTEMWERFSYYGMRAILVLYLVAQTQDDNAGLGWTNGEALALYGWYTMLVYVASIPGGWIADKFLGQKKSVLYGGILLVGGHSILAVEQMWAFYTGLGLIIAGVGMLKPNISTMVGGLYKQGDIRRDKGFTIFYIGINVGAFLSSLIVGYVGEVHGWHYGFGLAGIGMAAGLIQYLVGQKYLKTVGNFLGTSQNLVEKEAMKKPLTKIEKDRVVVLFISFLLVIVFWGAFEQAGGLMNIYASEKTNRMLMGWEVPASWFQSLNAMFIIFLGTTVAGYWASRKLKGKLSTGLFKMIIGLIIMGTGFFFMTAAAGQYESNGSSAMYWLVLAYLFHTVGELCISPVALSYITKLAPLKYASLMMGVYFAMTGFGNKVAGLLGEASEKLGEFTIFTGIAVFCVVFGLLVMVFRKKLETLTHGAEDNEHEMLEAEKYELADPDINN, from the coding sequence ATGTCAACAGTAATTAAACAACCGCACCAGAAAGAACTATTTGGACACCCTGTAGGTCTTTATGTTTTATTTTTTACAGAAATGTGGGAGCGTTTTTCGTATTACGGAATGCGTGCAATTTTAGTATTATACCTTGTAGCACAAACTCAAGATGATAATGCAGGTCTCGGCTGGACTAATGGTGAAGCTCTCGCTCTTTATGGATGGTACACAATGCTTGTGTATGTGGCATCTATTCCTGGAGGTTGGATAGCAGATAAATTTTTAGGTCAGAAAAAATCAGTTCTCTATGGAGGAATCTTGTTAGTAGGAGGCCATAGTATTTTAGCAGTTGAGCAAATGTGGGCTTTTTATACAGGTTTGGGACTTATTATTGCAGGTGTAGGAATGCTTAAGCCTAATATTTCTACCATGGTTGGTGGGCTTTACAAACAAGGTGATATTAGAAGAGATAAGGGATTTACAATTTTCTATATTGGAATTAATGTGGGTGCATTTCTTTCTAGTCTAATTGTAGGATATGTTGGAGAAGTTCATGGTTGGCATTATGGATTCGGATTGGCAGGTATAGGAATGGCTGCAGGCTTAATACAATACCTTGTTGGGCAAAAGTACCTTAAAACTGTTGGTAATTTTTTAGGAACATCTCAAAATTTAGTTGAAAAAGAGGCCATGAAAAAGCCATTAACTAAAATTGAAAAAGATAGAGTTGTAGTTTTATTTATTTCATTTTTGCTGGTTATTGTTTTTTGGGGAGCCTTTGAGCAGGCTGGTGGATTAATGAATATATATGCATCCGAAAAGACGAATAGAATGCTGATGGGATGGGAGGTCCCTGCCTCTTGGTTTCAATCACTAAATGCAATGTTTATAATATTCTTAGGAACTACAGTTGCTGGTTATTGGGCAAGTCGAAAATTAAAAGGTAAATTATCTACAGGCTTATTTAAAATGATAATAGGACTTATTATAATGGGTACAGGATTCTTTTTTATGACAGCAGCCGCTGGACAATATGAGAGTAATGGATCATCTGCAATGTATTGGTTAGTATTGGCCTATTTATTCCATACAGTCGGTGAATTATGTATTTCACCAGTAGCATTATCTTATATAACTAAATTAGCACCATTGAAATATGCTTCCTTAATGATGGGAGTCTATTTTGCAATGACTGGATTTGGAAATAAAGTTGCGGGCTTATTAGGTGAAGCTTCTGAAAAACTTGGTGAATTTACCATCTTTACAGGTATAGCTGTATTCTGTGTTGTTTTTGGGCTGTTAGTCATGGTGTTTAGAAAAAAACTAGAAACTTTAACTCATGGTGCTGAAGATAACGAGCATGAAATGTTGGAAGCAGAAAAATACGAATTAGCAGATCCAGATATTAATAACTAA